A region of Kiritimatiellia bacterium DNA encodes the following proteins:
- a CDS encoding ORF6N domain-containing protein produces MSEDLVRYGNDFSDDRIVAVRNQKVILDSDLARIYGVSTKALNQAVKRNRNKFPRDFMFQLTQQEAVSIAYSRSQSVTLKQGQNIKYLPYAFTEHGAVMAATVLNSPRAVQMSVFVVRAFVRMRAVLTDNRELARKLAALEKELQARLDVHESAIVDILRRIMDLVDPPALPEPPKKPIGFTARERRGSYRPR; encoded by the coding sequence GTGAGCGAAGACCTTGTCAGATATGGGAACGACTTCTCCGACGACAGGATCGTCGCCGTCCGGAACCAGAAGGTGATTCTGGACTCGGACCTGGCCCGAATCTACGGGGTGTCCACCAAGGCCCTGAACCAAGCCGTCAAGCGGAACAGGAACAAGTTCCCCCGCGACTTCATGTTCCAACTCACTCAACAGGAAGCGGTTAGCATTGCATATTCAAGGTCACAATCTGTGACCTTGAAGCAAGGCCAGAACATCAAGTATCTCCCGTACGCCTTTACCGAACACGGGGCCGTGATGGCCGCCACGGTGTTGAACAGCCCGCGGGCCGTGCAGATGAGCGTCTTCGTGGTCCGCGCTTTTGTGCGGATGCGCGCCGTGCTGACGGACAACCGCGAGCTGGCGCGGAAACTCGCGGCGCTGGAAAAGGAACTCCAGGCCCGGCTCGACGTCCACGAGTCGGCCATCGTGGACATCCTGCGAAGGATCATGGACCTGGTGGATCCGCCGGCCCTGCCCGAGCCGCCGAAAAAGCCCATCGGGTTCACGGCGAGGGAGCGGCGCGGCTCGTATCGGCCCCGCTGA
- a CDS encoding PEP-CTERM sorting domain-containing protein, producing MWASGDASAAIGDLFVGCANSATTILVSTTGGGQLDTFTNLYRGVVGIEVDPINEHVYLTGGNYHTICRANFDGSGLLRLDSVTSTNYAGGKAVFGERLDCAIDVSGNRIFITTGGAGQSVGVGSLDGTGGYTTLWNMSHRLNGIEYDPLGDKLYFADLDAGIYVANADGSGSPSLLYAGTEYRHLTLDPAHDMMYWADWSGYRILGAPMSGGSSHAVYSGLSARPYGIDLDPASGDLYWSEVFGGTIYAGNTNGAAPTQISTVYDARGLALLVAPIPEAATVALVGLGLGVVAVRRRSRQRK from the coding sequence ATGTGGGCGAGTGGGGATGCGTCCGCGGCGATCGGCGACCTGTTCGTCGGTTGCGCCAACTCGGCCACGACGATCCTGGTGAGCACGACGGGCGGGGGCCAGTTGGACACCTTCACCAACCTGTACCGCGGGGTCGTGGGTATCGAGGTGGATCCCATCAACGAGCACGTCTACCTGACCGGCGGAAACTACCATACGATTTGCCGGGCCAATTTCGACGGCTCCGGGCTGCTACGGCTCGATAGTGTAACCAGCACAAACTACGCCGGCGGGAAAGCCGTTTTCGGCGAACGGCTCGACTGCGCGATCGACGTGAGCGGCAACCGGATCTTCATCACGACCGGGGGCGCCGGCCAGAGCGTGGGCGTCGGGAGCCTCGACGGCACCGGGGGCTACACCACCCTTTGGAACATGAGCCATCGGCTTAACGGCATCGAGTACGATCCGCTCGGCGACAAGCTGTACTTCGCCGACCTCGACGCGGGGATCTATGTCGCCAACGCCGACGGGAGCGGATCGCCCTCGCTCCTGTACGCCGGGACGGAATACCGGCACCTGACCCTGGATCCCGCGCACGATATGATGTACTGGGCGGATTGGAGCGGCTACCGCATCCTTGGCGCGCCCATGAGCGGCGGATCGTCCCACGCCGTCTATTCCGGGTTGTCGGCCCGGCCCTACGGCATTGACCTCGATCCTGCGAGCGGGGATCTCTACTGGTCGGAGGTCTTCGGCGGGACCATCTACGCCGGCAACACGAACGGCGCGGCACCGACCCAGATCAGCACGGTGTACGACGCCCGCGGCCTCGCGCTGCTCGTGGCGCCGATTCCCGAGGCCGCCACGGTCGCGCTCGTGGGCCTGGGGCTGGGCGTGGTGGCGGTGCGGCGGCGTTCTCGCCAGCGGAAGTAG
- a CDS encoding glycoside hydrolase family 13 protein: MKRSLRAAKPKVRVPDWAADAIWYQVFPERFRNGCPASDPRPEDMDSRPVPGWQVSPWGMDWYAQADWEKARGEFYRSVFHRRFGGDLVGLREKLDYLQDLGVNAIYLNPVFMAPSLHKYDAACLHHVDPTFGPERAGDLAKIAAANETEDPKTWIWTAADRYLVDLVADVHRRGMRIILDGVFNHVGTHFFGFRDLVMNKRNSRFQEWFRIKEWRADGTFDYQGWFNHAGLPELARTKTTLAKPVRDYIFAITRRWMDPDGDGDPADGVDGWRLDVAFCVPHGFWKSWARHVKKINAQAYTTGEVVGHADEFLQGDEFDAVMNYMWLYPTLGFFSPSPAALPASELKARLDELWRRYPRAVNYALQNLLDSHDTGRVLTFLENACPPFRDWDSYFNYPKARENPGLKTTRPGPKAMDALRQMIVFQMTCLGAPMLYYGTEVGMWGANDPDNRQPMLWDDIEHEPETRTLTGRGPSSPRKPDLDLFAFTRRAIALRKEHAVLRRGRLRWLETGNERLLAFERFDRKSVIRVWLNAGDAPADVRLERSAHDLWAGKTVRRGRLALPPRGWAVLKIHE, encoded by the coding sequence ATGAAACGAAGCTTGCGTGCAGCGAAACCGAAAGTCCGGGTGCCCGACTGGGCCGCGGACGCGATCTGGTACCAGGTCTTCCCCGAGCGCTTCCGCAACGGCTGCCCGGCCAGCGACCCCCGGCCCGAGGACATGGACTCGCGGCCGGTCCCCGGCTGGCAGGTCTCGCCGTGGGGCATGGACTGGTACGCGCAGGCGGACTGGGAGAAGGCGCGCGGTGAGTTCTACCGCTCCGTGTTCCATCGCCGGTTCGGCGGCGACCTCGTCGGGCTGCGCGAGAAACTGGATTACCTCCAGGACCTCGGCGTCAACGCGATCTACCTCAACCCGGTCTTCATGGCGCCCTCGCTGCACAAGTACGACGCCGCCTGCCTCCATCACGTCGACCCGACCTTCGGGCCCGAGCGCGCGGGTGACCTGGCGAAGATCGCCGCCGCGAACGAAACCGAGGACCCGAAGACGTGGATCTGGACCGCGGCGGACCGGTACCTCGTGGATCTCGTCGCGGACGTGCACCGGCGCGGCATGCGGATCATCCTCGACGGCGTGTTCAACCACGTCGGCACGCACTTCTTCGGGTTCCGCGACCTGGTGATGAACAAGCGGAACTCCCGGTTCCAGGAATGGTTCCGCATCAAGGAATGGCGCGCGGACGGGACGTTCGACTACCAGGGCTGGTTCAACCACGCCGGGCTGCCCGAGCTGGCGCGGACGAAGACCACGCTCGCCAAGCCCGTGCGCGATTACATCTTCGCCATCACGCGCCGCTGGATGGACCCGGACGGCGACGGCGATCCCGCCGACGGCGTGGACGGCTGGCGGCTGGATGTCGCCTTCTGCGTGCCGCACGGCTTCTGGAAAAGCTGGGCGCGGCACGTGAAGAAGATCAACGCCCAAGCCTACACCACGGGCGAGGTCGTAGGCCACGCGGACGAGTTCCTGCAAGGCGACGAGTTCGACGCGGTGATGAACTACATGTGGCTCTACCCGACGCTCGGGTTTTTCTCCCCGTCGCCGGCCGCCCTGCCGGCCTCCGAGCTGAAGGCCCGGCTCGACGAGTTGTGGCGCCGGTACCCGCGGGCGGTGAACTACGCGCTCCAGAACCTGCTGGACTCGCACGACACCGGCCGCGTCCTGACGTTCCTGGAGAACGCCTGCCCGCCGTTCCGCGACTGGGACAGCTACTTCAACTATCCCAAGGCCCGCGAGAACCCCGGGCTCAAGACCACGCGGCCCGGGCCGAAGGCGATGGATGCCCTCCGGCAGATGATCGTGTTCCAGATGACCTGTCTCGGCGCGCCGATGCTCTACTACGGGACCGAGGTCGGGATGTGGGGCGCCAACGACCCCGACAACCGGCAGCCCATGCTATGGGACGACATCGAGCACGAGCCGGAAACGCGCACGCTGACCGGCCGCGGCCCGTCCAGCCCGAGGAAGCCCGACCTGGACCTGTTCGCCTTCACGCGCAGGGCCATCGCCCTGCGCAAGGAGCACGCGGTCCTGCGCCGCGGCCGGTTGCGCTGGCTGGAAACCGGCAACGAGCGGCTGCTGGCCTTCGAGCGTTTTGACCGGAAGAGCGTAATTCGCGTGTGGCTCAACGCCGGCGACGCGCCCGCCGACGTCCGGCTGGAGCGGTCCGCGCATGACCTGTGGGCCGGGAAGACGGTTCGGCGCGGACGCCTCGCCCTGCCGCCGCGAGGCTGGGCCGTGCTGAAAATCCACGAGTAG